A window of Panicum virgatum strain AP13 chromosome 8K, P.virgatum_v5, whole genome shotgun sequence contains these coding sequences:
- the LOC120645973 gene encoding uncharacterized protein LOC120645973 produces MGSRYEVEVTMGSARDLKNVNWRHDSGVRCSTRIDLDGGENSTRDEKILILLPPASRLEDAVYASHTAPQLPPPPASRHAACGHAPGSEHPALFDFLGDINRTRTIRRTPEPLTALFS; encoded by the exons ATGGGGTCTCGCTACGAGGTGGAGGTGACCATGGGCTCGGCCCGGGATCTCAAGAACGTCAACTGGCGCCACGACTCCGGCGTTCGCTGCTCCACCCGCATCgacctcgacggcggcgagaaCTCCACCCGGGATGAGAAGATCCTCATCCTGCTCCCGCCCGCCTCCCGCCTCGAGGACGCCGTCTACGCCTCCCACACCGCTCCGCAAC tgccgccgccgccggcgtcgaggcATGCCGCATGCGGCCACGCGCCGGGCTCCGAGCACCCGGCTCTGTTCGACTTCCTCGGCGACATCAACAGGACGAGAACGATACGGCGGACGCCGGAGCCTTTGACAGCTTTGTTCTCCTAA